The following coding sequences lie in one Listeria ivanovii subsp. londoniensis genomic window:
- a CDS encoding exodeoxyribonuclease VII small subunit: protein MATKKKSFEEAIAELETIVEALESGTASLEDSLDMYQKGIELTKLCQDKLQTAEKRMAKVVTDAGEEIPFEADGE, encoded by the coding sequence GTGGCAACTAAAAAAAAGAGTTTTGAAGAAGCAATCGCAGAATTAGAAACGATTGTCGAAGCACTGGAGAGTGGTACTGCATCTCTAGAAGATTCCCTTGATATGTATCAAAAAGGAATTGAACTAACTAAATTATGTCAAGATAAACTACAAACAGCCGAGAAACGAATGGCAAAAGTAGTCACAGATGCTGGAGAAGAAATTCCTTTTGAAGCGGATGGTGAATAA
- the nusB gene encoding transcription antitermination factor NusB yields the protein MKRREAREKALQALFQIELNEMSLDQAIKNIMEDEQDDYMEKLVEGVMANKTEIDAIIEPNLDNWRMDRLSKVDLSLLRLSVYEINYLSDVPNRVSLNESIEIAKIYSDEKSSKFINGVLANIAPEDK from the coding sequence ATGAAAAGAAGAGAAGCGCGCGAGAAAGCACTTCAAGCATTATTCCAAATTGAACTAAATGAAATGTCACTTGATCAAGCAATTAAAAATATCATGGAAGACGAGCAAGACGACTACATGGAGAAATTAGTCGAAGGTGTTATGGCGAATAAAACGGAGATTGATGCTATTATTGAGCCTAATTTAGACAATTGGCGCATGGATCGTTTGAGCAAAGTAGATTTATCTTTGCTTCGGCTTAGTGTATATGAAATAAATTACTTGAGTGATGTGCCAAATCGAGTTAGTCTAAACGAATCCATCGAAATTGCAAAAATTTACAGCGATGAAAAATCAAGTAAGTTTATTAATGGTGTATTAGCTAATATTGCACCTGAAGATAAATAA
- the xseA gene encoding exodeoxyribonuclease VII large subunit yields the protein MEQDKYLTVAAITKYIEKKFEVDPYMKQVFVRGEISNLKQPTSGHLYFTVKDEFAMLRSVMFQKAVQKIGFVPEDGMNVLITGRIGVFTKAGRYQFYAEHMEPDGIGALYIQLEQLKSHLEKEGLFAEAHKKVLPSFPSKVAVVTSKTGAAVRDILTTIHRRMPSVEVIIYPTIVQGDKAAQKIVENIGLINQRNDIDVMIIGRGGGSLEELWAFNEEPVVRAVYDSDVPVISAVGHETDFSLSDFSADVRAATPTAAAELAVPDYRDLEERLAERKYRLLAATRQLLERKERKLEQLKQHLILNGPKHQLEQQMERTDYFSERLKSAFSKQVLLKQTTFNRLNDRLNYYHPEKEITLQKEQLILRRTALDKAIKQQLKDKQQSFVRQVEALEHLSPLALLKRGFGVTYKEKKLVKSVVQLEVGDNIQVKMQGGQIDALITAKEEETSGN from the coding sequence ATGGAACAAGATAAATATTTGACGGTAGCAGCTATAACCAAATATATCGAAAAAAAATTCGAAGTAGATCCTTATATGAAACAAGTTTTTGTACGCGGAGAAATTTCTAATTTAAAACAACCTACAAGCGGCCATCTTTATTTCACTGTAAAAGATGAGTTTGCGATGCTTCGTTCTGTCATGTTTCAAAAAGCAGTTCAAAAGATTGGTTTTGTACCCGAAGATGGAATGAACGTTCTCATCACTGGTCGAATCGGTGTTTTTACAAAAGCTGGGCGTTACCAGTTTTATGCAGAACATATGGAACCTGATGGTATCGGTGCACTTTATATTCAATTAGAACAATTAAAATCCCATTTGGAAAAGGAAGGACTTTTTGCGGAAGCGCATAAAAAAGTGCTTCCTTCTTTCCCGTCCAAAGTAGCAGTTGTTACATCAAAAACTGGCGCAGCGGTGCGGGATATATTGACGACTATTCATCGCAGAATGCCTTCTGTAGAAGTGATTATTTATCCAACGATTGTTCAAGGTGACAAAGCAGCTCAAAAAATTGTCGAGAATATCGGACTTATTAACCAACGAAATGATATTGATGTGATGATTATTGGACGTGGCGGTGGATCACTAGAAGAACTTTGGGCCTTTAATGAGGAACCAGTTGTACGAGCAGTTTATGATTCAGATGTTCCGGTCATTTCTGCAGTTGGTCATGAAACAGACTTTTCGTTAAGCGATTTCTCAGCCGATGTTCGAGCTGCAACACCAACTGCAGCGGCGGAATTAGCTGTTCCAGATTATCGCGATTTAGAAGAACGGCTAGCAGAACGAAAATATCGTTTGCTTGCTGCAACCCGGCAATTACTTGAACGAAAAGAACGCAAACTGGAACAATTAAAGCAGCATTTAATTCTTAATGGTCCAAAACATCAGCTAGAGCAACAAATGGAGCGAACGGATTATTTTTCCGAACGATTAAAAAGCGCTTTTTCTAAACAAGTACTACTAAAACAAACGACTTTTAATCGGCTAAATGATCGACTAAATTATTATCATCCCGAAAAAGAGATTACTTTGCAAAAAGAACAATTAATATTACGTAGAACAGCCCTTGATAAAGCAATAAAACAACAGCTAAAAGATAAGCAGCAATCTTTTGTTAGACAAGTAGAAGCCTTAGAACATCTAAGCCCACTTGCTTTATTGAAGCGAGGGTTTGGAGTAACCTATAAAGAAAAAAAGCTAGTTAAATCTGTTGTGCAGTTAGAAGTTGGGGATAATATTCAAGTGAAAATGCAAGGTGGACAAATTGATGCTTTAATTACAGCAAAGGAGGAAGAGACTAGTGGCAACTAA
- the folD gene encoding bifunctional methylenetetrahydrofolate dehydrogenase/methenyltetrahydrofolate cyclohydrolase FolD, producing the protein MGQIIDGKKLAKEIQENVTTEVAELVKTGKKPGLAVVLVGDNQASRTYVRNKQKRTEEAGMKSVLIELPETVSEEKLLEVVEELNTDDTIHGILVQLPLPKHISEEKVIDTISYDKDVDGFHPVNVGNLFIGKDSFVPCTPAGIIELIKSTGTPIEGKRAVVIGRSNIVGKPVAQLLLNENATVTIAHSRTKDLPEVAKEADILVVATGLAKFVKKNYIKPGAVVIDVGMDRDENNKLCGDVDFADVVDVAGFITPVPGGVGPMTITMLLANTLKAAKRIWKMN; encoded by the coding sequence ATGGGACAAATTATTGACGGTAAAAAATTAGCAAAAGAAATTCAAGAAAATGTAACAACTGAGGTAGCTGAACTCGTAAAAACTGGTAAAAAACCAGGACTTGCAGTAGTACTTGTAGGCGATAATCAAGCATCTCGTACATATGTAAGAAATAAACAAAAACGGACAGAAGAAGCGGGCATGAAATCCGTTTTGATTGAGCTTCCTGAAACGGTGTCCGAAGAAAAGTTACTTGAAGTAGTAGAAGAGCTAAATACAGATGATACTATCCACGGTATTTTAGTGCAATTACCATTACCAAAACATATCTCCGAAGAAAAAGTTATTGATACTATCAGTTATGACAAAGATGTTGATGGTTTTCATCCTGTGAATGTCGGCAATTTATTCATCGGAAAAGATTCGTTTGTTCCTTGTACACCAGCAGGAATTATCGAATTAATTAAATCAACCGGAACTCCAATAGAAGGAAAACGGGCAGTTGTTATCGGTAGAAGTAATATCGTAGGTAAACCAGTAGCACAATTATTACTAAATGAAAATGCGACGGTAACAATAGCGCACAGCCGGACAAAAGACTTGCCAGAAGTTGCTAAAGAAGCAGATATACTTGTAGTTGCAACGGGTCTTGCCAAATTTGTAAAGAAAAATTATATTAAACCAGGTGCGGTTGTCATTGATGTGGGTATGGACCGCGATGAAAATAATAAATTATGTGGTGATGTTGATTTTGCTGATGTAGTAGATGTAGCAGGTTTCATTACACCAGTTCCAGGCGGGGTTGGACCAATGACTATCACAATGTTACTCGCTAATACATTAAAAGCAGCAAAACGAATTTGGAAGATGAATTGA